The genomic window CGGGCGTGGCCGCTTTGCAGCATGTACAGCGTTTCAGCCGGGTCATCGGCGTGCAGCACAATGCTGCCGCGACTCCAGTGGTGTTGGCGAGTGGTGGAGAGGAGCGAAACGCGGGCCGCTTCGGGAAGGGCCGCAAGGAAGCCGGGCAACATGCTTCATAGTATTTTCATGTATTGCCGAACCAAAGGGAAGGTAAAGCACATTAGCGGGTACCAGTCAAACGAGGCGCTGGATCAGTCCCCGTGCTAAACTGCGGCCCACAAGGACTTAGCCCCCGCCTATGAGCCGATACCTATGACCAAACACCTATGACCCGTCCCCGCCTGACGCTGCTCGATTTGCCTCTCGACCCCGTCACCCTCGACCAAGCGCTCGAGCGCCTCAGCGTCTGGGTGCAGCCGGGTCAGCGCTCAGCGCACACGGTGGTCACGCTCAATCCTGAATTCATCATGCAGGCGCGGGCCGAAGACGCCCAAACCGCAATGACTCAGGCTGCAACAAATCAGGCCGCAGCGCCCAGCGCCTTTACGCAGGCCATGCAGCAAGCTGACCTCGTCACCGCCGACGGGGTGGGGATTGTCTGGGCCGCCCGTAAACTGCTGGGCCAAGAAGTGCCGCGTGCGCCGGGCTTTGATTTGACCAGCGGCCTGATGGCCAAGCACGGCAGCGCCCTGCGCGTCTTTTTTCTCGGCTCCAAGCCGGGCGTGGCTGAAGCGGCGGCGGCGGCGGCGGTCAGCCGTTACGGCATTCAGGTGGCGGGCGTGCATCACGGCTACTTCGACACCAGCGAAGATCAGCGGGTGGCCGAACTCATTCGCGCCAGCGGCGCAGATCTGCTGCTGACCGGCATGGGCGCGGGGCGGCAAGAAACATTCAACGAATACTGGCGCGGCGTGCTGGGCGTACCGGTGATGATCGGCTGCGGCGGCGTCCTGGACGTGCTGGCGGGCAGCGCTCAACTGGCCCCGGTCTGGACACGCAAGCTGGGCGTCGAGTGGATCTGGCGTGTGGTCGGCGACCGCAAGCGCTGGGGCCGCGCTCCCAGATTGGCCCGTTTCGTGCTGCTGGTCAACCGGCAGGCCAAAGCTACAGGCCACCGCGCCAAGCCCTGAACCGGACACCAAAAAAGTTGAGCTGAGCCTGGAAATCCAAAAATGCCCAGCCCAAGCGCCTTGCCTCTCACCCCCGCTCATTTCTGACAGTAGACTAGGAAAGCGCAAACCACGTTCTACATTCACTGTGCTCGAACTTCCTGTGTTCTGGTTGCTGAGGGGGACTTATGAAACCACGCGTGTTGGGTATGATTCTCGCCGGTGGTCAAGGCTCACGGCTCTCGCCGCTGACTTTGCGCCGCTCCAAGCCTGCCGTGCCGTTTGGCAGCAAATACCGAATTATTGATTTTGCCATCAACAATTTCATCAACTCCGGCTTTTTCAGTATCTACGTGATGACCCAGTACAAAGCCCAAAGCCTCACCGAGCACATCCAGCGCGGCTGGCGCTTCGGCACCTTCCTGAGCGATTACTTCATCACTTTGGTTCCGGCCCAGATGTACCGCTTCGAGGAACTCGGCCCGGTCTGGTACAGAGGCACCGCCGACGCCGTGTACCAAAACCTGCACCTGGTCGACAACCACAACTCCGATTACGTGGCGATTTTTTCCGGCGATCACATCTACAAAATGAACGTCGAACACATGCTCCAGCAGCACATCGATTCGCGGGCGGATGTGAGCATTGCCGCTTACCCGATGCCCCAGAGCCAGGCGCACCAGTTCGGCATCATGCACGTCGACGAAAAGTGGAAAGTCACCGACTTTTTGGAAAAACCCGCCAACCCGCCGAGCATTCCCGGCCAGCCTGGCACCAGCCTAACCAGCATGGGCAATTACATCTTTTCGCGCCGCGCCCTCGATGAACTGCTCGAAACCAGCATGTCGAACGGCGAGGAGGGTTTTGATTTCGGTAAAGACGTGATTCCGCGTGCGCTTTCAGACGGCTACAACGTGATGGCCTACGACTTTCACAAAAACCCGATTCCTGGCCAGGACCGTCCCAACTTGTACTGGCGCGACGTGGGCACGCTCGACGCTTACTTTGAAGCCAACATGGATCTGGTGACGGTCAATCCAGAATTCG from Deinococcus detaillensis includes these protein-coding regions:
- a CDS encoding WecB/TagA/CpsF family glycosyltransferase codes for the protein MTRPRLTLLDLPLDPVTLDQALERLSVWVQPGQRSAHTVVTLNPEFIMQARAEDAQTAMTQAATNQAAAPSAFTQAMQQADLVTADGVGIVWAARKLLGQEVPRAPGFDLTSGLMAKHGSALRVFFLGSKPGVAEAAAAAAVSRYGIQVAGVHHGYFDTSEDQRVAELIRASGADLLLTGMGAGRQETFNEYWRGVLGVPVMIGCGGVLDVLAGSAQLAPVWTRKLGVEWIWRVVGDRKRWGRAPRLARFVLLVNRQAKATGHRAKP
- the glgC gene encoding glucose-1-phosphate adenylyltransferase → MKPRVLGMILAGGQGSRLSPLTLRRSKPAVPFGSKYRIIDFAINNFINSGFFSIYVMTQYKAQSLTEHIQRGWRFGTFLSDYFITLVPAQMYRFEELGPVWYRGTADAVYQNLHLVDNHNSDYVAIFSGDHIYKMNVEHMLQQHIDSRADVSIAAYPMPQSQAHQFGIMHVDEKWKVTDFLEKPANPPSIPGQPGTSLTSMGNYIFSRRALDELLETSMSNGEEGFDFGKDVIPRALSDGYNVMAYDFHKNPIPGQDRPNLYWRDVGTLDAYFEANMDLVTVNPEFDIYNADWPLRTSSEFSPPAKFVHESEGRRGQAFNSIMAGGTIISGGTVRDSVLGRAVHSHSHSLVESSVLFDNVQIGRHSQIRRTIIDKDVIVPPGTRIGYNAEEDRARGFTVTEAGVVVVPKSYTF